A stretch of the Brachyspira hampsonii genome encodes the following:
- a CDS encoding inositol monophosphatase family protein, with protein MLDNIVDIFRNVFSSKKKNSNFSEYDNILDEIKHLPKSKLNKCLKDAERIAIKAGKYSLKYFGCPKKVSKKGKTDLFTEVDLQNEKKIKEYLLKCYPKFGFYGEESKDNNSKKFTWIVDPIDGTSNFIHGYPFYCVSIGLAYKGIPILGVVYAPLTNTVYKAHIKSKAYKNNKVIKVSSSNKLIESIIITGFYYNVNVDDDFLHDRMVDFANMVKSSLAVRRDGSAALDICMVAEGAADGFFEYGLSPWDICAGTIILKRAGGTVSNINMEEYDIFSKEQYIASNKKIHKEMVKVLE; from the coding sequence ATGTTAGATAATATTGTAGATATTTTTAGAAATGTTTTTTCTAGTAAAAAGAAAAATTCAAATTTTTCTGAGTATGATAACATATTGGATGAAATAAAGCATCTCCCTAAATCAAAATTAAATAAGTGTCTGAAAGATGCTGAGCGTATAGCAATTAAAGCAGGTAAATATTCTTTAAAATATTTCGGATGTCCAAAAAAAGTTTCAAAGAAAGGTAAAACTGATTTATTTACTGAAGTAGATTTACAAAATGAAAAGAAGATAAAAGAATATTTATTAAAATGCTATCCTAAATTTGGTTTTTATGGAGAAGAATCTAAAGATAATAACAGTAAAAAATTTACTTGGATAGTTGATCCTATAGACGGTACAAGCAATTTTATACATGGTTATCCTTTTTACTGTGTATCAATAGGGCTTGCTTACAAGGGAATACCTATATTAGGTGTAGTATATGCCCCTTTGACTAATACAGTTTATAAGGCTCATATAAAATCAAAAGCATATAAAAATAATAAAGTTATAAAAGTAAGCAGCAGTAATAAACTTATAGAATCCATTATAATAACAGGATTTTATTATAATGTTAATGTTGATGATGATTTTCTTCATGATAGAATGGTAGATTTTGCTAATATGGTAAAAAGCTCCTTAGCTGTAAGAAGAGATGGTTCTGCAGCACTTGATATATGCATGGTTGCTGAGGGAGCAGCTGATGGATTTTTTGAGTATGGACTTTCACCTTGGGATATATGTGCCGGTACTATTATATTGAAACGGGCAGGAGGCACAGTAAGCAACATAAATATGGAAGAATATGATATATTTTCTAAAGAACAATATATAGCAAGTAATAAAAAAATTCATAAAGAAATGGTTAAAGTACTTGAATAA
- the atpD gene encoding F0F1 ATP synthase subunit beta: MVEGKRGKVIQVVGSTLDAEFEEGHLPAILNALYIDKEIEGVQRHIICEVQQHLGGGRVRAISLESTDGISRGDDIFDTGNHIMVPVGTETIGRIFNVLGQTVDKGEPIAAKEYRSIHASPPKFETLEPKLEIFETGIKVIDLLAPYIKGGKTGLFGGAGVGKTVLIMELIHNIASEHGGYSVFAGVGERTREGNDLWSEMKESGVINKTCLVYGQMNEPPGARLRVALSALTMAEYFRDSAGLDVLLFIDNIFRFTQAGSEVSALLGRMPSAVGYQPTLATEMGALQERITSTKNGSITSIQAVYVPADDLTDPAPATAFTHLDATTVLSREVSEKGIYPAVDPLASTSRILDPNILGQEHYDVARKVQHILQRYKDLQDIIAILGADELSEDDKLIVSRARKIEQFLSQPFFVGEQFTGLQGRYVKLEDTIRSFKGICNGDYDDLPDQAFRFVGSIEEAVSKAKTMSN, encoded by the coding sequence ATGGTAGAAGGAAAAAGAGGAAAAGTTATTCAGGTTGTAGGTTCTACCTTGGATGCTGAGTTTGAAGAAGGACATCTTCCAGCTATATTGAATGCCCTTTATATAGATAAAGAAATAGAAGGTGTTCAAAGACATATAATTTGCGAAGTACAGCAGCATTTAGGCGGAGGGAGAGTAAGAGCTATATCTTTAGAATCTACAGATGGTATATCAAGAGGAGATGATATATTTGATACCGGTAATCATATAATGGTACCGGTTGGAACAGAAACTATAGGAAGGATATTTAATGTATTGGGACAGACTGTAGATAAAGGGGAACCTATAGCTGCCAAAGAATACAGGTCTATACATGCTTCGCCTCCTAAATTTGAGACATTAGAGCCTAAACTTGAAATATTTGAAACAGGTATTAAAGTTATAGATTTGCTTGCCCCTTATATTAAAGGCGGTAAAACAGGTCTTTTCGGAGGGGCAGGTGTAGGAAAAACAGTTCTCATAATGGAGCTTATACATAATATAGCAAGTGAGCATGGAGGTTATTCTGTGTTTGCAGGTGTAGGTGAGAGAACTAGAGAAGGAAATGATCTATGGTCAGAGATGAAAGAATCCGGCGTTATTAATAAGACTTGTCTTGTTTATGGTCAGATGAATGAACCTCCGGGAGCAAGACTTAGAGTTGCTTTATCAGCTTTGACTATGGCTGAATATTTCAGAGATTCTGCAGGTTTAGATGTATTATTATTTATAGATAATATATTCAGATTTACTCAGGCAGGAAGTGAAGTATCAGCACTACTTGGCCGTATGCCTTCAGCAGTTGGATATCAGCCTACTTTGGCAACAGAAATGGGAGCATTACAGGAAAGAATAACATCTACTAAAAATGGCTCTATTACTTCAATACAGGCAGTTTATGTACCTGCAGATGACCTTACAGATCCGGCACCTGCTACAGCATTTACTCACCTTGATGCTACTACTGTATTATCAAGAGAGGTTAGTGAAAAAGGTATTTATCCTGCAGTAGACCCTTTAGCTTCTACAAGCAGAATATTGGATCCTAACATATTAGGTCAGGAACATTATGATGTAGCAAGAAAAGTACAGCATATATTACAAAGATATAAAGATTTACAGGACATTATTGCTATACTTGGTGCAGATGAACTTTCAGAAGATGATAAATTAATAGTATCAAGGGCAAGAAAAATTGAACAGTTTTTGAGTCAGCCTTTCTTTGTAGGGGAGCAATTTACAGGACTTCAAGGAAGATATGTAAAACTAGAAGATACTATAAGAAGTTTTAAAGGTATATGTAACGGAGATTATGATGATTTACCTGATCAGGCATTTAGATTTGTAGGTTCTATAGAGGAGGCAGTTTCTAAAGCTAAAACTATGTCTAATTAA
- a CDS encoding methyl-accepting chemotaxis protein: protein MLFQVNEDRLKKRLKFYIPIGFLIVAAVSVGSYSVLLKTIYQLSSSLRGYIYIFIVFLALSIAVSMFFDCLKVERGKSIPLGKIYVIKSGIAVILVAIISYAIYILDGSITLFEIFNIRFIMVVFLISMAMSVASIIFNILVRPLYKKTGKREYYLPMIYNFLPVSMAIVIFIVTLINGMHYRSEIIYDREYDITLKKSYANDFINNISDSIGKYVTISDNIIAYMNMIYRNNYTLNDYADLLSIYLSTRYANDNNISSIYIHLVDLENVNININTNGINNLSINWEYDINNLANINTNVRPNLDANYSSKLSSETNFLIDITPNADTFYIYNPILLNNRNVGFVTLEIKSSVYLDVFSNDEINKNLNIFLTDDLYNIKASNNPSLIGNLQRYLSGSSFGIEIKNSQPDNYGSSIVNLNVISFKDSNIVAVKYALFNNLNVINMWEHNIAYENQLFRNTIIKASIAIYIGLFAFLLVILALILSLRKTLVFAKNVSEGLSEGEGDLTIRLPVISNNETGELVHSFNKFLDKVKNIIVSVKNNAYTLTGNIQNMRASISISISDFNTIYKEFETELANSNKIAESSANAARVSFMQRTRFTAVNETVQLLLDNINDINNKMKQQSEAVAKTSSSVQQMMANIVTVSHGATKANDYAKILYTEAQDGSNIGESVVDSIQSIKEYSKQITNITQVIHNIAEQTNLLAMNAAIEAAHAGEHGRGFTVVADKIRKLAEDTGENSKIINDIIEETTQAIDHTVSLAFKSSESMEKILEGSNTLADLISTISGANDELDIGRREILMNISNLNNITEDVQELSLKQMQMSSAVSQNISSVDKLAEDVVNVVNTAENEMKELVNSIENVSNLSSTSSHNMETMDKRIKELQYIFLQLYKLVISFKTEKTEEDIEKEKIKTVKVDRKRLKLERKAEKERIKEEKRRIKELRKESAKSKK, encoded by the coding sequence ATGCTTTTTCAAGTAAATGAAGATAGATTAAAAAAAAGATTAAAATTTTATATACCGATTGGATTTCTTATAGTAGCTGCAGTTTCAGTTGGTTCATATTCGGTTTTATTGAAAACAATTTATCAGCTTTCAAGTTCATTAAGAGGGTATATATATATATTTATAGTCTTTTTAGCTTTATCTATAGCTGTAAGTATGTTTTTTGATTGTCTAAAGGTGGAAAGAGGAAAATCCATACCTTTAGGAAAAATATATGTAATAAAATCTGGTATTGCTGTAATTTTAGTAGCAATTATTTCGTACGCTATATACATATTGGATGGAAGCATTACTTTATTTGAAATATTTAATATACGGTTTATAATGGTTGTATTTTTAATTAGTATGGCTATGTCCGTAGCTTCTATAATCTTTAATATCTTAGTAAGACCATTATACAAAAAAACAGGAAAAAGAGAATATTATCTTCCTATGATATATAATTTCTTGCCGGTATCAATGGCTATAGTAATATTTATAGTTACTTTAATTAATGGTATGCATTACAGATCTGAAATAATTTATGACAGAGAATATGATATTACATTGAAAAAAAGTTATGCTAATGACTTTATTAATAATATTTCAGATTCAATAGGAAAATATGTTACAATATCTGATAATATAATAGCATACATGAATATGATATATAGAAATAATTATACTTTAAATGATTATGCTGATTTATTATCTATTTATTTAAGCACTAGATATGCTAATGATAATAATATTTCATCTATATATATACATTTAGTTGATCTTGAAAATGTCAATATTAATATTAATACTAATGGAATTAATAATTTATCTATAAATTGGGAATACGACATAAATAATTTAGCCAATATTAATACAAATGTAAGACCAAATTTAGATGCTAATTATTCCTCTAAATTATCTTCAGAAACTAATTTTTTGATAGATATAACTCCTAATGCAGATACTTTTTATATATATAATCCTATTCTACTTAACAATAGAAATGTAGGATTTGTCACTTTGGAGATAAAAAGTTCTGTATATTTAGATGTATTTTCAAATGATGAGATTAATAAAAATTTGAATATATTTTTAACAGATGATCTATATAATATCAAAGCATCTAATAATCCTTCATTAATAGGTAATCTTCAAAGATATTTAAGCGGAAGTTCTTTTGGAATAGAAATAAAAAATAGTCAGCCTGATAACTATGGAAGCAGTATAGTAAATTTGAATGTTATTTCTTTTAAAGATTCTAACATAGTTGCTGTAAAATATGCTCTGTTTAATAATTTAAATGTTATAAATATGTGGGAGCATAATATTGCTTATGAAAATCAATTATTCAGAAATACCATAATAAAGGCTTCTATAGCAATATATATAGGTCTATTTGCATTTTTATTAGTAATATTAGCTTTAATACTTTCTTTGAGAAAAACTTTAGTATTTGCTAAAAATGTGTCAGAAGGGCTAAGCGAAGGTGAAGGTGATTTAACAATCAGACTTCCTGTTATTAGTAATAATGAAACAGGAGAATTAGTGCATTCTTTTAATAAGTTTTTAGATAAAGTAAAAAATATTATAGTAAGTGTTAAAAATAATGCTTATACTTTAACCGGAAATATTCAGAACATGAGAGCTTCTATTAGTATAAGTATTAGTGATTTTAATACTATTTATAAAGAGTTTGAAACAGAATTAGCTAATTCTAATAAGATAGCAGAATCTTCGGCTAATGCTGCTAGAGTAAGTTTTATGCAGCGAACTAGGTTTACAGCAGTGAATGAAACAGTACAGTTATTATTAGATAATATTAATGATATTAATAATAAAATGAAGCAGCAGTCAGAGGCGGTAGCTAAGACTAGCAGTTCGGTGCAGCAAATGATGGCTAATATTGTAACAGTAAGCCATGGAGCAACTAAAGCAAATGATTATGCTAAAATTCTATATACAGAAGCACAAGATGGAAGTAATATAGGAGAGTCAGTAGTAGATTCTATACAAAGCATTAAAGAATATTCTAAACAGATAACCAATATTACACAGGTAATACATAATATAGCAGAACAGACAAACCTTTTAGCAATGAATGCTGCTATAGAAGCTGCTCATGCTGGAGAGCATGGACGAGGATTTACGGTTGTAGCTGATAAGATTAGAAAATTGGCAGAAGATACAGGTGAGAACTCTAAAATTATTAATGATATAATTGAAGAAACAACACAGGCTATAGATCATACAGTATCTTTAGCATTTAAAAGTTCTGAGTCTATGGAAAAGATTTTGGAAGGCTCTAATACTCTTGCTGATTTAATATCTACAATATCAGGTGCTAATGATGAACTTGATATAGGAAGACGAGAGATATTGATGAATATTAGCAACTTGAATAATATTACAGAAGATGTACAGGAACTTTCTCTTAAACAAATGCAGATGAGTTCAGCGGTAAGTCAGAATATTTCTAGTGTAGATAAATTAGCGGAAGATGTAGTTAATGTAGTAAATACAGCTGAAAATGAGATGAAAGAGTTAGTAAATTCAATAGAAAATGTATCTAATTTGTCTAGCACCAGCAGTCATAATATGGAGACAATGGATAAAAGAATTAAAGAATTGCAATATATATTTTTGCAGCTTTATAAATTAGTAATTTCTTTCAAAACAGAAAAAACTGAAGAGGATATAGAAAAAGAGAAGATTAAGACTGTTAAAGTAGATAGAAAAAGACTTAAATTAGAACGCAAAGCAGAGAAAGAGAGAATTAAAGAGGAAAAGAGAAGAATAAAAGAATTAAGAAAAGAAAGTGCTAAAAGTAAAAAATAA
- a CDS encoding OmpA family protein, translating into MKRVSLFVFIFSILIFNILNCEITHRFYWNLEKGKRIESVKTADVEYYENGILTSTYKERNIVDLTVIAIAPKGGYRVSGVFKIFRMMKGDKVFHLDEEYTSDFIIHTNGKFEVPYNYFMPNVRHVPTFPDNEIKLTESWNRESIEIVKVNNAPNLTMALSSDYLFANVETNDDGSRNAVIQYHIMTDKDLLQAGLSRKGYPERIYGFNYGTFLWDMEKNIPVSQQERYQILFGYGKELSYASLQYKMNIISTYKIYDTITKEEEDYNRKKLEDNLYNDDNVTIDTVPEGLVLRLGEILFDTDSYTLKPEAKTTIDNIIKAIKETYPDREIIVEGHTDNTGRKEYNQELSEKRAKSVADYILPNLEHDKLSYKGFADDDPIASNDTADGRRKNRRVDIIIKLR; encoded by the coding sequence ATGAAAAGAGTTAGTTTATTTGTTTTTATATTTTCTATTTTAATTTTTAATATTTTAAATTGTGAAATAACTCATAGATTCTATTGGAATTTAGAAAAAGGAAAAAGAATAGAATCAGTTAAAACCGCTGATGTAGAATATTATGAAAATGGTATATTAACAAGCACATACAAAGAAAGAAATATTGTTGATTTAACTGTTATTGCCATAGCTCCTAAGGGAGGATATAGAGTAAGCGGAGTATTTAAAATATTTAGAATGATGAAAGGAGATAAAGTTTTTCATCTCGATGAAGAATATACAAGCGATTTTATAATTCATACTAATGGGAAATTTGAAGTTCCATATAATTATTTTATGCCTAATGTAAGACATGTACCTACTTTTCCTGATAATGAAATAAAACTTACTGAATCATGGAATAGAGAGTCTATAGAAATTGTTAAAGTAAATAATGCTCCTAATTTAACAATGGCATTATCTTCAGATTATTTATTTGCAAATGTTGAGACTAATGATGATGGAAGCAGAAATGCTGTTATACAATATCATATTATGACTGATAAAGATTTACTTCAGGCAGGACTTTCAAGAAAAGGTTATCCAGAAAGAATATACGGCTTTAATTACGGTACATTTCTTTGGGATATGGAAAAAAATATTCCTGTATCTCAGCAGGAAAGATATCAGATATTATTTGGTTACGGAAAAGAATTGTCTTATGCTAGTTTGCAGTATAAGATGAATATTATAAGTACATACAAAATTTATGATACAATAACAAAAGAAGAAGAAGATTATAATAGAAAAAAACTTGAAGATAATCTTTATAATGATGATAATGTTACTATAGATACAGTACCTGAAGGTTTAGTATTAAGACTTGGTGAGATTCTTTTTGATACTGATTCTTATACTTTAAAACCAGAAGCAAAAACTACTATAGACAATATTATTAAAGCAATCAAAGAAACTTATCCTGATAGAGAAATTATAGTAGAGGGACATACTGATAATACAGGAAGAAAAGAGTATAATCAGGAATTATCTGAAAAAAGAGCAAAATCAGTTGCTGACTATATATTGCCTAATCTTGAACATGATAAATTATCTTATAAGGGTTTTGCCGATGATGATCCTATAGCTTCTAATGATACAGCAGATGGAAGAAGAAAAAACAGAAGAGTTGATATTATAATCAAATTAAGATAA
- the obgE gene encoding GTPase ObgE codes for MDQFIDVVSFYIEAGHGGAGSVSFRREAHVPMGGPDGGNGGDGGDVIVRVDARINSFGKIKSRKRFRARDGEPGRARLSDGKRGDDVVIRVPIGTVIYDEDTNNILADLLEDGQSYTVARGGKGGKGNKFYATATNQAPDYAQHGLDGEKLNIRLEVKLIADIGLVGMPNAGKSSLLARLTRANPKIASYPFTTLTPNLGVCYLDYERSFVIADIPGIIEGASEGAGLGLTFLRHIERTGALCFVIDLTDEDVADTYKKLRNELKQYSKELIKKKSIIVLNKTDMLEKDEIKEKIKSIEKAVKKEYKNNKETHYEEPEIFALSVFSLEGDMLDKVINAFYKANEERYDNTAKQTKEPLLLNQDKNKSKLKTKRVFGPVMSKRLGNSLGIDVIPHKTCSYNCIYCQLGSEENTRTSLHNFYSVDEIIYELKEALLNNKNIDYITFAGSGEPTLYKDLKKLIYEIKQITDIPICIITNGSLLYKQEMRSDLLMADLVIPSLDAGNIDTFKIIDQPNKEIDFDKMVNGLIEFRRVFKGEYWLEVFLLKGINDSKEELDDIIKIVNKIKPDKVQLVTATRRTADEKAKALNDEELEKVKKYFNANCNIEIDVPSVSDNAKGNVKKITEEDIINLLIRHPDTSRMIAVSFNEDENRVEELLKKLIESGKVREEIVNGVVSYAANI; via the coding sequence ATGGATCAATTTATAGATGTAGTAAGTTTTTATATAGAAGCAGGACATGGAGGAGCGGGAAGTGTAAGTTTCAGAAGAGAAGCACATGTACCTATGGGAGGTCCTGATGGAGGAAATGGAGGAGACGGCGGCGATGTTATAGTAAGAGTTGATGCTAGAATAAACAGTTTTGGTAAAATAAAAAGCAGGAAGAGATTTAGAGCCAGAGACGGAGAGCCCGGAAGAGCTAGGCTAAGCGACGGTAAAAGAGGTGATGATGTAGTTATAAGGGTTCCTATAGGCACAGTTATTTACGATGAAGATACAAATAATATATTGGCTGATCTGCTTGAAGATGGACAGAGCTATACTGTTGCAAGAGGCGGCAAGGGTGGTAAAGGAAATAAATTTTATGCCACCGCTACGAATCAGGCACCAGATTATGCACAGCATGGTTTGGACGGTGAAAAACTCAATATAAGGCTTGAAGTAAAATTAATTGCTGATATTGGGCTTGTAGGTATGCCTAATGCCGGTAAATCTAGTTTGCTTGCAAGACTTACAAGAGCCAATCCTAAAATCGCATCATATCCTTTTACTACCTTAACTCCTAATTTGGGGGTGTGCTATTTAGATTATGAAAGAAGTTTTGTTATTGCTGATATACCGGGTATTATTGAAGGAGCAAGCGAAGGGGCTGGACTTGGTCTTACTTTTTTAAGACATATTGAAAGAACAGGAGCTTTATGTTTTGTTATAGATTTAACCGATGAAGATGTAGCAGATACTTATAAAAAGTTAAGAAATGAATTAAAACAGTACAGTAAAGAATTAATAAAGAAAAAGTCTATTATTGTACTAAATAAAACTGATATGCTTGAAAAAGATGAGATAAAAGAAAAGATAAAATCTATAGAGAAAGCCGTAAAAAAAGAGTATAAAAATAACAAAGAAACTCATTATGAAGAGCCGGAGATATTTGCTTTATCCGTATTTAGTTTGGAGGGAGATATGCTTGATAAGGTAATAAATGCATTTTATAAAGCTAATGAAGAGAGATATGATAATACAGCCAAACAAACAAAAGAGCCTTTACTTCTTAATCAAGATAAAAATAAATCAAAACTTAAAACCAAAAGAGTATTCGGACCTGTTATGTCAAAGAGACTAGGCAATTCTTTGGGAATAGATGTTATACCTCATAAGACTTGCAGTTATAACTGCATATATTGTCAATTAGGTTCTGAAGAAAATACTAGAACTTCTCTTCACAATTTTTATTCTGTTGATGAGATAATTTATGAATTAAAAGAGGCTTTGCTTAATAATAAAAATATTGACTATATAACTTTTGCAGGTTCTGGAGAGCCTACTTTATATAAAGATTTAAAAAAACTTATTTATGAAATAAAACAGATAACTGATATTCCAATATGTATTATAACTAATGGTTCTTTGCTATATAAACAGGAAATGCGTTCTGATTTGCTTATGGCTGATTTGGTAATACCTTCGCTTGATGCTGGAAATATTGATACTTTTAAGATAATAGATCAGCCTAATAAAGAAATTGATTTTGATAAAATGGTTAATGGACTTATAGAGTTTAGAAGAGTTTTTAAAGGAGAGTATTGGCTTGAGGTATTTTTGCTTAAAGGCATTAATGACAGCAAAGAAGAACTCGATGATATAATAAAAATAGTAAACAAAATAAAACCAGATAAAGTTCAGCTTGTTACAGCTACTAGAAGAACAGCCGATGAAAAAGCTAAGGCATTGAATGATGAAGAGTTAGAAAAGGTGAAAAAATATTTTAACGCTAACTGCAATATTGAAATAGATGTTCCTAGTGTATCTGATAATGCCAAGGGAAATGTAAAAAAAATTACTGAAGAAGATATAATAAATTTATTAATAAGACACCCTGATACTTCTCGTATGATAGCGGTAAGTTTTAATGAAGATGAAAATAGAGTAGAGGAATTATTAAAAAAATTAATAGAAAGCGGAAAAGTAAGAGAAGAGATAGTTAATGGTGTAGTTTCTTATGCTGCTAATATTTGA
- a CDS encoding MotA/TolQ/ExbB proton channel family protein, with the protein MNGIFGSESLLNSAMIVCWIGLLISSILGLTIIIDRFIYFTRIKSQDNSLAPKLISLIKDKELKAAIALCETAKSPMANIVMSGLKNSDMPKEAMQSASNKELPRLERFISALSTISTVAPLLGLLGTILGMIQSFAVISVAGSGNPSALASGIANALLTTAAGLIIAIPTVVFYNYFVNTLNERILFIENLSNEVSDYIIDDSNIKTEN; encoded by the coding sequence ATGAATGGTATATTCGGTTCTGAAAGTCTTTTAAATTCGGCTATGATAGTCTGTTGGATAGGGCTTTTAATATCTTCAATATTGGGATTAACAATAATAATTGACAGATTTATTTATTTTACTAGAATAAAATCTCAGGATAATTCATTGGCTCCTAAACTTATTTCTTTAATAAAAGATAAAGAATTAAAAGCTGCCATTGCCTTATGCGAAACAGCAAAATCGCCTATGGCAAATATTGTGATGTCAGGACTTAAAAATTCTGATATGCCTAAAGAAGCTATGCAAAGTGCCTCCAATAAAGAACTTCCAAGACTTGAAAGATTTATTTCGGCACTTTCAACAATATCAACAGTAGCCCCATTGCTTGGACTTTTAGGTACTATTCTTGGTATGATACAATCCTTTGCTGTAATATCAGTTGCAGGAAGCGGAAATCCTTCTGCTTTGGCTTCAGGTATTGCTAATGCTCTTCTTACTACTGCAGCAGGACTTATTATTGCTATACCTACTGTGGTATTTTATAACTATTTTGTAAATACTCTTAATGAAAGAATTTTATTTATAGAAAATTTATCAAATGAAGTTTCAGATTATATAATTGATGATAGCAATATTAAAACAGAAAATTAA